The segment GTTTCCAACTTCAGCTTGGCCGATCCCCTTATAGAGGGATTCGCATGTTACTTTAAGGAGTTTCTCAGTCTCCTTCGCTACGGCACCGACCGGCAACGTGATGGCCGAGTCTCCGTAAAACCCGTTCTTGTAAACGCCGACATCCACTCCGATGATCTGGCCTTCTTTCAACACGTCATCCTTTTTTGGAATACCGTGGACGACCACATCATCGACCGACAAACAAGCGCTTCCCGGAAATCCGCGATACCCTTTAAAAGCGGGTTTTGCTCCGTGCGACTTAATCAAATTTTCAATGGACAAATCTAAATCAACAATTCTTAATCCCGGCCTGACCATTTCTTTCGCTAGCCTTAAACACTCAACAACAATCCGGCAACTTTCTCTGATCTTTTCGATTTCATGTGCCGACTTTAAATGAATCATACTTCCTGCGAAGTTTAACCTCTTCGCCCGCGAATTTTTCCCGTTTTCAAAAAACCATCGTAGTGGCGCATGACCAAATGCGATTCGATCTGCTGGATGGTATCCAGCGCCACGCCAACAATGATTAACAGCGACGTACCTCCGAAGAATGAAGCAAAACTGTACGACACGTCGGTAGCATTCTTGACGAAGAAAGGCAGAATCGCGATCAAACCCAAAAATATTGCGCTGGGCAGCGTTACGCGAGTCAGAATGTTATCAATAAAATCTGAAGTCTTCTTACCCGGGCGAATACCGGGAATGAACGCACCTTGTTTTTTCAGATTATCCGCCACTTCCACAGGATTCATAGCAATCGCCGTATAAAAATACGTAAAGAAGACAATGATGATCAAAAATATAAAATTGTAAAAAATGGAGTCTATTGAAAAATGCTGTGTGACAAAATCCGATACTGCGCCGGGGAAAAAAGTTGCTATCGTATTCGGAACAAACATGATCGACTGCGCAAAAATGATAGGCATCACGCCGGCTATATTGATTCGCATCGGAATATGCGTGGATTGTCCGCCGTATACTTTTCTTCCAATTACGCGCCGGGCATATTGAACGGGTATCTTACGAATACCCTGCGTGATAAATATGATGGCGGCAACGATGACCAAAAGTATGGCAATTAGAACAATTTCAATCATGATGTTACGATTACCGCTCACAATTTGTCGAACTTCATCCATTATGGCTGACGGGAATCTCGCCAAAATTCCAATAGTGATGATCAAAGAGATACCATTTCCAATGCCGCGTTCTGTAATCTGTTCACCGAGCCACATTATGAACATCGTACATGTTGTCATCGTGACCATGGTTAACAAAAAGAACATGGCTCCTTGATCCGGAACGACTTTCACCTCTTGATTGCCAACGACCACACTCAAACTGCATAGCCACGTTGCTACACCCAGTGCCTGAATCGCCGATAATGCAACGGTGCCGTAACGGGTCATTTGGTTTATTTTCTTGCGTCCTTCGTCACCTTCTTTTTGAAGTTTTTGAAGATAAGGAATTGTCGTCCCCAAAAGCTGGAGAATAATGGAGGCGCTGATATATGGCATGATTCCAAGGGCTGCAATCGTTGCCTGGCTTAATCCGCCGCCGGCAAACAGATCGTAGAAGCTGAGAAGCGTGTTCTCGGCCTGCTTGAAATATTGTCCTAAAGCGAGGGAGTTTATACCCGGCGCCGGAATATGCGCTGTAATTCGTTCGATCAGCAAAATACCAAGGGTAAACATCACCCTGCGCCGTAATTCAGGTATTTTGAAGACATTCGCAAAAGTTTGAAGCATCGTTGATTACTCTCTATAGCTGTATGAAATGGGTGAGCTTATTTTTTCGATTTCTTTTTCTTCACCAGAACTGTTTTTTTAACACCGAGCACCGTCACCGTACCGCCGGCTTTTTCGATCTTTTCTTTGGCAGAGTCGCTGATCGCATGAACCTCGACTTGCAGCGCTTTGGTGATTTCACCATTTCCTAAAACCTTTATCGGTTGATTCTTCTTCTGGATCAGCCCGGCTGAAAGTAAATTCTCGGCATCCGCTTTCTTACCCTCAAATGAGGCCAATGCGCTGATCTTTACAATCTGATACGGGTTTCTGAAAATGTTCGTGAATCCGTACTTCGGCAAACGTCTTTGTAAAGGCATCTGGCCGCCTTCAAACCACGCCCTGACCGGTACGCCTGAACGGGATTTCGACCCTTTATTTCCCTTGGTCGATGTTCCGCCGTGTCCGGATCCTTCGC is part of the bacterium genome and harbors:
- the secY gene encoding preprotein translocase subunit SecY — its product is MLQTFANVFKIPELRRRVMFTLGILLIERITAHIPAPGINSLALGQYFKQAENTLLSFYDLFAGGGLSQATIAALGIMPYISASIILQLLGTTIPYLQKLQKEGDEGRKKINQMTRYGTVALSAIQALGVATWLCSLSVVVGNQEVKVVPDQGAMFFLLTMVTMTTCTMFIMWLGEQITERGIGNGISLIITIGILARFPSAIMDEVRQIVSGNRNIMIEIVLIAILLVIVAAIIFITQGIRKIPVQYARRVIGRKVYGGQSTHIPMRINIAGVMPIIFAQSIMFVPNTIATFFPGAVSDFVTQHFSIDSIFYNFIFLIIIVFFTYFYTAIAMNPVEVADNLKKQGAFIPGIRPGKKTSDFIDNILTRVTLPSAIFLGLIAILPFFVKNATDVSYSFASFFGGTSLLIIVGVALDTIQQIESHLVMRHYDGFLKTGKIRGRRG
- the map gene encoding type I methionyl aminopeptidase, which encodes MIHLKSAHEIEKIRESCRIVVECLRLAKEMVRPGLRIVDLDLSIENLIKSHGAKPAFKGYRGFPGSACLSVDDVVVHGIPKKDDVLKEGQIIGVDVGVYKNGFYGDSAITLPVGAVAKETEKLLKVTCESLYKGIGQAEVGNRVHDISAAVQKHVESNGYSVVRELVGHGIGRNLHEDPQVPNFGIKGTGARLKAGMVFCIEPMVNMGTYEVYTKADNWTVCTS
- a CDS encoding 50S ribosomal protein L15, producing MNLSNLKYAKGSRKKEKRIGRGEGSGHGGTSTKGNKGSKSRSGVPVRAWFEGGQMPLQRRLPKYGFTNIFRNPYQIVKISALASFEGKKADAENLLSAGLIQKKNQPIKVLGNGEITKALQVEVHAISDSAKEKIEKAGGTVTVLGVKKTVLVKKKKSKK